A single genomic interval of uncultured Desulfobacter sp. harbors:
- a CDS encoding AAA family ATPase, giving the protein MPHTVHIRQVIPPKERSGALDLRNWIMGLLAGMLPPDQQKEPSQPEAAYLMHAVPSKPHRRLNLNDIVQNSHTGEKNLIRLLGTAQPDGSDIIALTLCYLVETDPMAGRCMAYLQQPMGGSRPTLSLLAAIIRDSGIFPGDNMAHIMAHIVHGKAVALGLLQVLNEASPLPEQQVRLHTPVALNVSGGRFSWPGTRIIGDDDGFELPQSLARQADLQARSLAQGSRDVLVIRSPSIREKRRAARHIAFALKKTALMVEDQEKAFPGLGTICIQKGLLPVLIYECGPGDQINLPEITGYQGPVLVIAGHEGAFESNVGQVIGWTIPLPTHEERKSLWDKHLGRSELSEQLAWDHIHGMDRIIELAGLAKRQSIIYQKDTVGMEEIREAAWLRENRGLSAMAQPVKAKVTDKTLVVRPRTQRQLDLLEQRCRMREQLVDDLGITLKARYEMGVKALFTGPSGTGKTLAASWLANRLSAPLYRVDLASITSKYIGETEKNLARLLGQSEQEDVVLLFDEADSLFGKRTDVKDANDRFANAQTNYLLQRIETYTGVVLLTSNSKARFDAAFTRRLDMIIDFPLPNPKERRAIWLNHLGSFHTLSKGNINQLAMQCELSGGNIRNVVLTAAVMAKSKQTSISFKTVIDALSDEYRKIGKQLSPELKRVRGPYTSNAE; this is encoded by the coding sequence ATGCCGCATACCGTTCACATTCGACAGGTCATCCCTCCAAAGGAAAGATCAGGCGCCCTCGATCTTAGAAACTGGATCATGGGTCTGCTGGCCGGCATGCTGCCCCCGGACCAGCAAAAGGAACCCAGTCAGCCCGAAGCCGCCTATCTGATGCATGCGGTTCCATCCAAACCTCATAGACGGTTGAACTTAAATGATATAGTTCAAAACTCCCACACCGGAGAAAAGAACCTGATCAGGCTTTTAGGAACAGCGCAACCGGATGGTTCCGATATCATCGCCCTGACCCTGTGTTATCTTGTGGAAACCGATCCCATGGCAGGCCGTTGCATGGCTTACCTTCAACAGCCCATGGGGGGGTCCCGGCCCACGCTGAGCCTGTTGGCCGCTATAATCCGGGATTCGGGGATATTTCCTGGTGATAATATGGCACACATCATGGCACATATCGTCCATGGGAAAGCTGTCGCACTGGGTCTCCTTCAGGTGCTCAATGAAGCATCTCCCCTGCCTGAGCAGCAGGTGCGCCTGCATACACCTGTGGCATTGAACGTATCCGGGGGCCGCTTTTCATGGCCCGGTACCCGGATCATAGGGGACGATGACGGGTTTGAACTGCCGCAGTCCCTTGCCCGGCAGGCAGACCTCCAGGCACGGTCCCTGGCCCAGGGCTCCAGGGACGTTCTGGTGATCCGGTCGCCGTCTATCCGGGAAAAAAGACGGGCTGCCCGCCATATTGCTTTTGCCCTCAAAAAAACGGCTTTAATGGTAGAAGATCAGGAAAAGGCTTTTCCCGGATTGGGAACCATCTGCATTCAAAAAGGGCTTTTGCCGGTTTTGATTTATGAATGCGGGCCCGGGGATCAGATCAACCTTCCCGAAATTACGGGGTATCAGGGTCCCGTGCTGGTAATTGCCGGCCATGAGGGAGCTTTTGAATCTAATGTCGGGCAGGTCATCGGTTGGACCATTCCTTTACCGACCCATGAGGAACGCAAAAGCCTGTGGGATAAACATCTGGGCCGGTCCGAATTATCCGAACAACTGGCCTGGGACCATATTCACGGCATGGACCGGATCATTGAGTTGGCTGGTTTGGCCAAACGCCAAAGCATCATTTACCAAAAAGACACGGTTGGTATGGAGGAAATCCGGGAAGCGGCCTGGCTCCGGGAAAACAGGGGCTTAAGTGCCATGGCCCAACCCGTGAAAGCCAAAGTTACCGACAAAACCCTGGTGGTCCGGCCCCGGACCCAACGGCAGCTGGATCTGCTGGAGCAACGATGCCGCATGCGCGAACAGCTGGTGGACGATTTAGGCATCACCCTCAAAGCCCGGTACGAAATGGGTGTCAAAGCCCTGTTCACCGGTCCGTCAGGCACGGGAAAAACTTTGGCCGCAAGCTGGCTGGCCAACCGGCTGAGCGCCCCTCTGTACCGGGTGGACCTGGCATCTATTACCAGTAAATACATCGGTGAAACCGAAAAAAACCTGGCCCGGCTCCTGGGGCAGTCGGAACAGGAAGATGTGGTCCTCCTGTTTGACGAGGCCGACTCCCTGTTCGGCAAACGCACCGATGTCAAAGATGCCAATGACCGCTTCGCCAACGCCCAGACCAACTACCTGCTCCAGAGAATCGAGACCTACACCGGGGTGGTGCTGCTCACCAGCAACAGTAAAGCCCGGTTCGATGCGGCCTTCACCCGCAGACTGGACATGATCATCGACTTCCCCCTGCCCAACCCGAAAGAGCGCCGGGCCATCTGGCTTAATCACCTGGGATCGTTCCACACCCTTTCCAAAGGCAACATCAACCAACTGGCCATGCAGTGCGAGCTTTCCGGCGGCAATATCCGGAATGTAGTGTTGACGGCCGCAGTGATGGCTAAAAGCAAACAAACATCCATTTCCTTTAAAACAGTAATAGATGCCCTTTCAGATGAATACCGGAAAATCGGCAAACAACTGTCTCCGGAATTAAAACGGGTGAGGGGGCCATATACGTCCAATGCGGAATAA
- a CDS encoding recombinase family protein has protein sequence MVGGAYQDHTSRAGGLVPLIMLIGYARVSSVDQNLELQTDALKKAGCAKIFSDKISGMGKKKPGLENALSHLRTGDTFVIW, from the coding sequence TTGGTCGGCGGAGCCTATCAGGATCACACCAGCAGAGCTGGTGGTTTAGTGCCATTAATTATGTTGATCGGTTATGCTCGTGTTTCTTCGGTTGATCAAAATTTAGAATTGCAGACAGATGCTTTGAAAAAAGCAGGGTGTGCTAAGATTTTTTCAGATAAAATATCAGGGATGGGAAAAAAGAAACCGGGATTGGAGAATGCTCTCTCTCATCTACGCACCGGCGATACCTTTGTGATATGGTAA
- a CDS encoding prolipoprotein diacylglyceryl transferase family protein, whose amino-acid sequence MHDTLGMINRIFDRTTRLHVQVLGRSLHAFQFWAVVGLFSAITAALTLGVHRDLSMIILGMIALSGVLTVLLLALTVKIITGEEVLVCYHSMIAVFAVISGLLFLMKQPLWIYLDITAVGLGIFLSFGRIGCFMVGCCHGRPAKKWGVCYGQAHVAAGFNSRFKGQRLIPVQLLESMWLFLMTSIAAMIVLSDSRPGSAFFWYVVAYGTGRFWIEFFRGDAHRPVWSGYSEAQWISVVTALGCLALALTNFHILWYNYVVALSVIGGFLSTVMKRFVINQGRNKERRSDV is encoded by the coding sequence ATGCACGATACTCTTGGAATGATTAACCGAATATTTGACCGGACAACCCGGCTGCATGTGCAGGTGCTGGGCCGGTCGTTGCACGCCTTTCAGTTTTGGGCAGTCGTGGGATTATTCTCGGCAATCACGGCGGCCCTGACTTTGGGAGTCCACAGAGATCTATCAATGATCATTCTCGGTATGATTGCCTTGTCAGGTGTGCTCACTGTTCTGTTACTGGCCCTTACAGTAAAGATCATAACCGGTGAAGAAGTGCTGGTTTGCTATCACTCCATGATAGCTGTATTTGCCGTGATCAGCGGCTTACTCTTTCTAATGAAACAACCTTTATGGATATACCTGGATATTACAGCCGTCGGATTGGGCATTTTTTTATCATTCGGTCGCATTGGGTGCTTCATGGTTGGGTGTTGTCATGGACGTCCGGCTAAAAAATGGGGAGTTTGTTACGGCCAGGCCCATGTCGCGGCAGGTTTTAACAGCCGTTTCAAAGGCCAACGTCTTATCCCGGTCCAGTTATTGGAAAGCATGTGGTTGTTTCTGATGACATCCATTGCGGCAATGATTGTTTTATCTGACTCCCGTCCCGGCAGTGCCTTTTTTTGGTATGTGGTCGCCTATGGAACCGGACGTTTCTGGATCGAATTTTTCCGTGGTGATGCCCATCGGCCTGTTTGGTCGGGGTATTCTGAGGCGCAGTGGATATCGGTTGTTACGGCTTTAGGATGTTTGGCTCTGGCACTGACAAATTTTCATATACTATGGTATAATTACGTTGTCGCACTGAGTGTTATTGGCGGTTTCTTGTCAACAGTAATGAAACGTTTCGTAATTAACCAAGGGCGCAACAAAGAGAGGAGATCTGATGTTTAG
- a CDS encoding DUF4157 domain-containing protein, translated as MGTTYALQKKELQKEPSPSSPDVEKKSGEVFKVQAPEAGVPVFLQNNALSSQPPPVQRQFLDDEAEDEGVQAKLTVGNPDDEYERQANRFADTVMRMPEASGRDILDEGQESVEKDSDIQAKIFESETVEAKNKQSAIGSDDMSRPVENSDGGTPLPESTRLRIEPVLGTSLNHVAVHDTPSSRQAARSIQAKAFTHRNHIYLGEGQSAYDVFLMAHEAAHTVQQSYGMIQHLQRVDEDDVSGEGGANQAVNANPHPLSSYYLLLFILPAEEMDALEQAALRREAVRRGETYDGPLGITTTSSYPLADFLPDSASFESREAILGQYFSGLGTPHGPSGGAGIAAREIARNETLRHYLGHFEDSQVEVELVDPDGLEDTPTRLRFFVDGMEVQDRAGEISVESLDDFAPEPLFVVADNQGLAVEQLVHIAVALEQGREALPEVRVLNDQIRSDPGQTSVNGARSLVNAINQFSSRVVQLRDGIYDENLDKLDAMTSLATESIEVRDLVADLPRWLRQWQGPSIPEETAGEFWMNEEASIERTMAANAEAGGIYYAAIGVNALEWASVQIYRLCGNFMTLGYMDREARNAMAYRRGEISNSAYAENIWWNMGASALTAVVIVLTAGWGGRLAGFLGADLTTGAGMMTAGTVEGVTISMSTAVGADAYSAIIGATRDDPYVSGYHESAVMGPEGWIEAGLAGGLFGGVLTWGALRSAGPGPIAFVRPRSEGGIEVIPAELEAGAAADFVESTVGPRATAIPEYTGSRITAVPEYFGSSSTAIPEYAGPRSTAVPEGAGPRIRVVPEGVPEVSTILDPTGTPFGAAEYVAAGGMVYEPAIYGEVGGRIVRINPRTPPDVTLYGPHGQVVAGRGAGAVELELFGPRGEPVTGPRAPIDPSREIVVWGDAGWEAVPGNAPITGRSSGRTALQWQHYESQGEAHLRAGAGERQVSVGLPRPMRFSGRQDPQTSIEADVALADRSMYGEIKCRNWEHSHFGEVNAVDLAGSLERMYVASGIEARVIPAASSADFVVVSSRPVPAATTRIVMRTIGEWMQGNGYSTSAIYDFLSRIRFVHLRPSRP; from the coding sequence ATGGGGACAACGTACGCCTTACAAAAAAAAGAACTTCAGAAGGAACCTTCGCCATCGTCTCCGGATGTGGAGAAGAAATCCGGCGAGGTCTTTAAGGTTCAGGCTCCGGAAGCAGGTGTACCGGTTTTCCTGCAGAATAATGCGTTGTCATCCCAGCCTCCCCCGGTTCAGCGACAATTTTTAGATGATGAAGCGGAAGATGAAGGTGTGCAGGCAAAACTCACGGTGGGTAATCCTGATGACGAGTATGAACGGCAAGCGAACCGCTTTGCCGACACTGTGATGCGCATGCCCGAGGCGTCGGGCCGAGATATCCTTGACGAGGGGCAGGAATCGGTTGAAAAAGATTCCGATATTCAGGCGAAGATATTTGAATCTGAGACTGTTGAGGCAAAAAACAAACAGTCTGCCATCGGTTCCGATGATATGAGCCGGCCCGTTGAAAATTCCGATGGGGGGACCCCTCTTCCCGAAAGCACCCGCTTACGTATCGAACCGGTTCTGGGAACAAGCCTTAACCATGTGGCCGTTCATGATACCCCGAGTTCGCGTCAGGCGGCCCGGTCCATTCAAGCTAAGGCTTTTACCCATCGTAACCATATATATCTGGGTGAAGGACAAAGTGCCTATGATGTTTTTCTTATGGCCCATGAAGCCGCCCATACGGTTCAGCAGTCTTATGGGATGATTCAGCATCTTCAGCGTGTGGATGAAGATGATGTTTCCGGTGAAGGAGGGGCGAATCAGGCGGTCAATGCCAATCCGCATCCGCTTTCGTCTTATTATTTGTTGCTTTTCATCCTGCCGGCTGAAGAGATGGATGCATTGGAACAGGCTGCGTTGCGGCGTGAAGCCGTCAGGCGTGGCGAAACTTATGATGGACCTTTGGGAATCACCACAACATCATCCTATCCATTGGCTGATTTTCTTCCTGATTCGGCGTCGTTTGAAAGCCGGGAGGCTATTCTCGGCCAATATTTCTCCGGACTGGGTACGCCCCATGGACCCAGCGGCGGTGCAGGAATCGCCGCCCGTGAAATCGCCCGGAATGAGACCCTGCGCCATTATTTGGGACATTTTGAGGATAGCCAGGTTGAAGTGGAACTTGTTGATCCGGACGGCCTTGAAGATACACCGACCCGTCTGCGTTTTTTTGTCGACGGTATGGAAGTTCAGGACCGGGCCGGTGAAATTTCCGTGGAAAGCTTGGACGATTTTGCCCCTGAACCGCTTTTTGTTGTGGCGGACAATCAAGGCCTGGCCGTTGAACAATTGGTTCACATTGCCGTTGCCCTTGAGCAGGGCCGCGAGGCACTTCCTGAAGTCCGAGTCCTCAACGATCAGATCCGGAGTGACCCGGGGCAAACCAGCGTCAATGGCGCAAGATCTCTTGTCAATGCAATTAACCAGTTTTCTTCCCGTGTTGTTCAGTTAAGAGACGGCATATACGACGAAAATCTGGATAAGCTTGATGCGATGACGAGTCTTGCAACGGAAAGCATTGAGGTTCGGGACCTTGTTGCCGACCTGCCGCGATGGCTCAGGCAGTGGCAGGGGCCGAGTATACCGGAAGAGACGGCCGGTGAATTCTGGATGAATGAAGAGGCCTCCATTGAACGCACCATGGCCGCCAATGCGGAGGCAGGGGGCATATACTATGCGGCCATTGGCGTGAATGCTTTAGAATGGGCATCGGTTCAGATTTATAGGCTCTGCGGGAATTTTATGACCCTCGGTTATATGGATCGCGAAGCCAGGAATGCCATGGCCTATCGCCGGGGGGAAATTTCCAATTCGGCTTATGCAGAGAATATCTGGTGGAACATGGGAGCATCCGCTCTCACGGCTGTAGTGATAGTTTTGACCGCAGGTTGGGGGGGACGGCTGGCAGGATTTTTAGGCGCTGATTTAACGACCGGTGCGGGAATGATGACTGCGGGAACTGTTGAAGGCGTTACAATCAGTATGAGCACGGCGGTTGGGGCCGATGCTTACAGTGCTATTATCGGGGCTACGCGGGATGATCCTTATGTCAGCGGATATCACGAAAGCGCCGTTATGGGGCCGGAGGGCTGGATCGAGGCAGGTCTGGCCGGCGGTCTGTTCGGAGGTGTCCTCACATGGGGGGCTTTGAGGTCTGCGGGGCCGGGTCCCATAGCTTTTGTTCGCCCCCGTTCCGAAGGTGGGATCGAAGTTATACCCGCTGAACTTGAGGCCGGGGCAGCAGCCGATTTTGTGGAATCTACCGTCGGTCCCCGGGCAACAGCGATTCCGGAATACACAGGTTCCAGGATTACGGCGGTGCCGGAATACTTCGGTTCCAGTTCAACGGCGATACCGGAATATGCCGGGCCTAGATCGACTGCGGTCCCCGAAGGAGCCGGCCCGAGAATAAGAGTCGTTCCCGAAGGTGTCCCCGAAGTTTCAACCATTCTTGATCCGACGGGAACTCCGTTCGGCGCGGCGGAATATGTGGCCGCCGGAGGTATGGTTTACGAACCGGCTATCTATGGTGAAGTCGGAGGACGTATTGTACGTATCAATCCCCGTACCCCACCCGACGTGACCCTATACGGCCCCCATGGTCAAGTGGTCGCGGGAAGGGGCGCAGGTGCAGTTGAACTGGAATTGTTTGGGCCTCGGGGAGAGCCCGTTACCGGCCCCAGGGCTCCGATTGATCCCTCCCGGGAGATTGTCGTCTGGGGAGATGCCGGATGGGAAGCCGTACCGGGAAATGCACCAATCACAGGCCGAAGCAGCGGCCGTACGGCTTTGCAATGGCAGCATTATGAATCTCAAGGAGAGGCCCATTTGCGGGCGGGAGCGGGGGAACGTCAGGTTTCAGTGGGTCTTCCCCGTCCCATGAGATTTTCAGGGCGACAAGACCCACAGACCTCGATAGAGGCAGATGTTGCTTTAGCGGACAGATCCATGTATGGAGAGATCAAATGCAGAAACTGGGAACACTCGCATTTCGGAGAGGTAAATGCGGTGGACCTGGCAGGTTCCCTTGAACGGATGTATGTGGCGTCTGGCATTGAGGCCAGGGTCATTCCGGCGGCTTCCTCGGCTGATTTTGTTGTGGTCTCAAGCCGTCCCGTTCCTGCAGCCACAACCCGTATCGTTATGCGGACCATTGGTGAATGGATGCAGGGGAACGGCTACAGTACGTCAGCTATATACGATTTCCTCTCTCGGATACGATTTGTTCATTTACGGCCCAGCCGGCCATAA
- a CDS encoding PAS domain S-box protein, giving the protein MYKKLRSLYKISVFFILILMMGIFSLKVTEAEVLNKDFIAGMPKNFPPQFFIDTESGNPTGFAVDVMDAVAKRCGISINYKVFENWKETNQAAKDGLIDIIPNMGFTSERKTFSYFTQPYETFRINFYIRTTSSSLQSVSDIGNKKVGVVVTNKACFILEKKGQYNLVKVDLSEDLIWKLIAGDVDCIAMPKPLMDYLIHKSRLTDHIIALGDPLVEIKRGIAVIKGREKLFQLLQSNMDDFILSQDFKDIYKKWYGLPEPYWTSKRIGIMSAVLLGFTIFGMAIWRYRFMTKVNKELEIAVRDRTKKIEESEKRYKQMFLDNQAIKLVIDPIDGSIVEANNAACIFYQYPKDKLLSIKISDINTLSFERIKEEMDAAISKKIRQFHFSHKLANGEIRDVEVYSGPINVGDKTLLFSIIHDTSERKKAELAIQKSEQKYRHLIQTASDAIYLISKNGRFTDVNAAACNMLSRSREEILNLDISGIDPNFSLKAFLDFWKETPLSEPRVFETKHLHKDGSLVPVEVSGQKFKVGEEVFFFGIARNITDRKKAEIEREKLQVRLQQAQKMESIGNLAGGIAHDFNNILSPIIGMSELLLEDLPKKSIEYENVEEIYKAGKRGSELVKQILAFSRQSEKEMVPTCIQNVLKEVMKLCRASIPIDIEIKQDIHPECGLVLADPTQVHQIAMNIITNAYHAIGSKSGEIKVRLSESSLTSFPQKTSLSPGRYVILSVSDNGHGISPDTISKIFDPYFTTKERGKGTGLGLSVVYGIITQHKGDIFVKSEEGKGTTFELFFPLFRQSNQTEILKTVESKPIGNERILLVDDEPPIAKLQKCILERLGYRIISRSNSIEALETFKSNPDSFDLVISDVTMPNITGDVLAEEMISIRPDIPIILCTGFSERIDEDKVAALGIKGLLMKPIASSKMAEMVRQVLDDNKKT; this is encoded by the coding sequence ATGTACAAAAAATTAAGATCTTTATATAAGATCAGTGTCTTTTTTATTTTGATTCTAATGATGGGCATTTTCTCCTTGAAAGTTACTGAAGCAGAGGTGCTGAATAAAGACTTTATAGCTGGAATGCCTAAAAATTTCCCACCTCAGTTTTTTATTGATACCGAATCTGGTAACCCCACAGGTTTTGCCGTTGACGTTATGGATGCTGTAGCAAAGCGTTGCGGTATATCAATAAACTATAAAGTATTTGAAAATTGGAAAGAAACTAATCAGGCTGCAAAAGATGGGCTTATTGATATTATTCCGAACATGGGATTTACTTCTGAACGAAAAACTTTTTCGTATTTCACCCAACCATACGAAACTTTTCGCATCAATTTTTATATTAGAACAACCTCATCATCCCTACAATCTGTCTCAGATATTGGAAACAAAAAAGTAGGAGTTGTTGTCACAAATAAAGCCTGTTTTATCCTGGAGAAAAAAGGGCAATACAATTTAGTAAAAGTTGATTTATCTGAGGATCTTATTTGGAAACTCATAGCGGGGGATGTTGATTGTATAGCCATGCCTAAGCCCCTTATGGATTATTTAATTCATAAATCTCGGCTTACAGATCACATTATAGCTCTTGGTGATCCGCTGGTGGAAATAAAAAGAGGCATTGCAGTAATCAAAGGCAGAGAAAAATTATTTCAACTTCTGCAATCAAATATGGATGATTTTATTCTTTCACAAGATTTTAAAGATATCTACAAGAAATGGTATGGCCTGCCTGAACCATACTGGACATCAAAGCGAATTGGTATTATGAGCGCGGTACTTTTGGGTTTTACAATTTTTGGTATGGCTATTTGGAGATATCGTTTCATGACCAAAGTCAATAAAGAACTTGAAATAGCCGTTCGGGATCGTACAAAAAAAATTGAAGAGAGTGAAAAGCGTTATAAGCAAATGTTCCTCGATAATCAGGCCATTAAACTCGTTATTGACCCTATAGATGGTAGTATAGTCGAAGCAAATAATGCAGCATGCATTTTTTATCAATATCCAAAAGATAAACTTCTCAGCATAAAAATTAGTGATATCAATACTCTTTCGTTTGAAAGGATAAAGGAGGAAATGGATGCTGCAATATCAAAAAAAATACGCCAGTTTCATTTTTCCCATAAGTTGGCCAATGGAGAAATAAGAGATGTTGAGGTCTATTCTGGGCCAATCAATGTAGGAGATAAAACGCTACTGTTCTCGATAATTCATGATACTTCGGAACGGAAGAAGGCCGAACTTGCTATACAGAAAAGTGAACAAAAATACAGACACTTAATTCAAACTGCCTCTGATGCCATTTATTTAATTTCAAAAAATGGACGCTTCACAGATGTGAACGCTGCAGCGTGCAATATGCTGAGCCGTAGTCGTGAAGAAATTCTAAATCTTGATATTAGTGGTATCGATCCCAATTTTAGCTTAAAGGCATTTCTTGATTTCTGGAAAGAAACACCATTAAGTGAACCCAGAGTATTTGAAACTAAACACTTACATAAAGACGGCTCCTTGGTGCCAGTTGAAGTAAGCGGTCAAAAATTCAAAGTTGGTGAGGAGGTGTTCTTTTTCGGAATTGCCCGAAATATTACTGACCGCAAAAAGGCTGAAATTGAACGTGAAAAACTTCAGGTTAGACTGCAGCAAGCCCAGAAAATGGAATCCATAGGAAATCTTGCCGGAGGGATAGCCCATGATTTTAATAATATTCTATCACCAATTATTGGTATGTCTGAGTTGCTTTTGGAAGATCTGCCTAAAAAAAGCATTGAGTATGAAAATGTTGAAGAGATTTACAAAGCAGGGAAAAGAGGTAGTGAGCTTGTAAAACAAATTCTTGCCTTCAGTCGGCAATCTGAAAAAGAAATGGTGCCAACCTGTATTCAAAATGTACTAAAAGAAGTTATGAAGTTATGCAGAGCTTCTATTCCTATTGATATAGAGATCAAACAGGATATCCATCCAGAATGCGGTTTAGTTTTGGCAGATCCGACACAAGTTCATCAAATAGCCATGAATATTATTACAAACGCTTATCATGCGATAGGGTCAAAATCAGGGGAGATTAAAGTAAGACTATCTGAATCAAGCCTCACTTCATTTCCCCAAAAAACCAGCCTTTCACCTGGCCGATATGTAATTCTCTCGGTTTCGGACAATGGCCATGGTATTTCGCCTGATACAATAAGCAAAATTTTTGACCCATACTTTACAACAAAAGAAAGAGGTAAAGGAACTGGGTTAGGGCTTTCGGTAGTATATGGTATTATAACACAACATAAAGGTGATATTTTTGTCAAAAGTGAAGAGGGTAAAGGCACAACATTCGAGTTGTTTTTTCCATTATTCAGGCAGTCTAACCAAACAGAGATCTTGAAAACGGTAGAGTCCAAGCCCATTGGCAATGAACGCATATTGCTCGTGGACGACGAGCCGCCAATAGCAAAACTTCAGAAATGTATCCTTGAACGACTGGGTTACCGCATAATCTCGAGATCAAATAGTATCGAAGCCCTGGAAACCTTTAAATCGAATCCTGATTCATTTGACCTGGTTATCTCTGATGTCACAATGCCCAACATAACTGGAGATGTTCTTGCAGAGGAAATGATTTCTATCCGACCTGATATTCCCATTATTTTGTGTACGGGTTTCAGCGAAAGAATTGATGAGGATAAGGTGGCTGCATTAGGCATAAAAGGCTTACTAATGAAACCAATTGCCAGTTCAAAAATGGCTGAAATGGTTCGACAAGTGTTGGATGATAATAAAAAAACCTGA
- a CDS encoding DUF4157 domain-containing protein encodes MPLFLHQSGIPLRSHVSRAVGGIYGRDFSDVRVHTNDKAAGLADRIQAQAVTIGNDIAFARGAYRPGTPAGDGLIAHELAHVAQQQTNGGNEGIDTQPPGLLEKEADMAAMGAVSKMFGNLRILLGEIYLNAVPRLKTGLKLQRCIKSCTDEEVSLLQRLSDIDSAYSLAGELSDLSTSDLQRLRDEAPSGSLLVLGAEWELAVRERDWATIAGMHRRDQHEFYMAYQDTVIDSIMQGNTSIRVDETAPEFANWADSQFRLLASRPVGFRLVVELLATGQSIRLESTEGETGVEADVDPENPAAGRLITSNTEGGQLQPEQHRSGEPIGSTVRINYSRLSESSVLTGTEQQPEITESPEEITLGHELIHALHYARGQSLSPSKAQGLFGDMFGTLQPIDPATGLPTKPEELLTITGQTGFTLRGQGGLFEGQTMETTYGIPQEDIITENMLREEHGLPLRISHFGASRTAHYIRLRRGTSLDQVMSGYYLEGGEGIPAALRSGIRTVLTDWYPFFGEGNAMPMDWDLRVPTAAYMMLYFNTLGQNPDMAQTAERLRYRGAE; translated from the coding sequence ATGCCCCTGTTTCTTCACCAGTCAGGGATTCCGCTGCGTTCCCATGTCAGTCGTGCCGTGGGCGGTATTTACGGCCGTGATTTTTCCGATGTACGAGTACATACCAATGATAAGGCAGCTGGGTTGGCGGATCGTATTCAGGCCCAGGCCGTGACAATAGGCAATGATATCGCTTTTGCCCGGGGGGCATACAGACCGGGTACTCCTGCCGGCGACGGGCTTATCGCCCATGAGTTGGCCCATGTGGCACAACAGCAGACAAACGGAGGAAACGAGGGTATAGACACTCAACCGCCAGGCCTCTTGGAGAAAGAGGCTGATATGGCGGCGATGGGGGCTGTCAGCAAAATGTTCGGTAACCTGCGTATTTTGCTGGGAGAGATTTACCTCAATGCTGTTCCCCGTTTAAAAACCGGCCTGAAGCTGCAACGCTGCATCAAAAGTTGCACTGATGAAGAGGTGAGTCTTCTTCAAAGGCTTTCAGATATTGACAGCGCTTACAGTCTGGCAGGAGAACTTTCCGATTTGAGTACCTCAGATCTCCAGCGATTGCGTGATGAGGCCCCTTCCGGATCGCTTCTTGTTCTCGGCGCTGAATGGGAACTGGCTGTGCGTGAACGTGACTGGGCCACGATCGCCGGAATGCATCGCCGGGACCAGCACGAATTTTACATGGCTTATCAGGATACAGTCATTGATTCCATTATGCAGGGAAACACAAGTATCAGGGTGGACGAAACAGCGCCCGAATTTGCCAATTGGGCCGACAGCCAGTTCAGATTGCTGGCAAGCAGACCTGTGGGGTTCAGGCTGGTGGTAGAGTTATTGGCCACCGGTCAATCCATCAGACTGGAAAGTACAGAAGGTGAAACCGGTGTGGAAGCGGATGTTGATCCGGAAAATCCGGCTGCAGGGCGGTTGATCACCAGCAATACTGAAGGCGGGCAGCTTCAGCCTGAACAGCATCGTTCAGGTGAACCCATTGGGTCGACGGTCAGGATCAACTATTCTCGGCTCAGCGAATCCTCGGTTCTCACCGGTACGGAACAACAACCTGAGATTACTGAATCACCTGAAGAAATCACCCTGGGCCACGAGTTGATCCACGCACTCCATTATGCCCGTGGGCAGAGTCTCTCCCCATCCAAGGCACAGGGGTTATTCGGGGATATGTTCGGCACACTTCAACCGATTGATCCTGCTACCGGCCTTCCAACGAAACCTGAAGAGCTTCTCACCATCACCGGCCAGACAGGCTTCACGCTCAGGGGACAGGGGGGGCTGTTTGAGGGCCAGACGATGGAAACAACTTATGGAATCCCCCAAGAAGACATCATCACCGAAAATATGCTCCGAGAGGAGCACGGGCTGCCGCTTCGCATCAGTCATTTCGGAGCTTCGCGGACAGCGCATTACATAAGGCTTCGCAGGGGAACATCCCTTGACCAAGTTATGTCAGGCTACTATCTCGAAGGTGGAGAAGGGATACCGGCAGCATTGAGAAGCGGCATCAGGACCGTGTTAACCGATTGGTACCCGTTTTTTGGAGAAGGAAACGCCATGCCCATGGATTGGGATCTCAGAGTTCCCACCGCAGCGTATATGATGCTTTATTTTAATACGCTCGGCCAAAATCCAGACATGGCGCAAACTGCTGAACGGCTGCGATACAGGGGGGCAGAATAG